One Lentisphaera araneosa HTCC2155 DNA window includes the following coding sequences:
- a CDS encoding sirohydrochlorin chelatase — MKKSCIFLLHGSRKPKQGEIEGIIESLELEEGMRSHIAYLELQEPSFSHVLEHCKDDDEVHILPLFVLEGRHVREDIPEITADLKKEAPHINFVVHPHIGQWSLFVEMLNKKIKDL, encoded by the coding sequence TTGAAAAAAAGCTGTATTTTTCTTCTTCACGGAAGCCGTAAGCCCAAACAGGGCGAAATTGAAGGTATTATTGAATCACTAGAACTCGAAGAGGGCATGCGATCACATATTGCCTACCTCGAATTGCAGGAACCTTCTTTCAGTCATGTCCTCGAGCATTGTAAAGACGATGACGAAGTCCATATCCTTCCGCTATTTGTATTGGAAGGTCGTCATGTGCGAGAAGATATCCCAGAGATTACTGCAGATTTAAAGAAAGAAGCTCCACATATTAACTTTGTTGTTCATCCGCATATAGGTCAATGGTCACTCTTTGTTGAGATGCTCAATAAGAAAATAAAGGATCTCTAA